A DNA window from Caretta caretta isolate rCarCar2 chromosome 7, rCarCar1.hap1, whole genome shotgun sequence contains the following coding sequences:
- the LOC125639400 gene encoding uncharacterized protein LOC125639400: protein MQSSSAQVTMMESQNRKRAPAWTEREVRDLIAVWGEESVLSELRSSFRNAKTFVKISQGMKDRGHNRDPKQCRVKLKELRQAYQKTREANSRSGSEPQTCCFYDELHAILGGSATTTPAVLFDSFNGDGGNTEAGFGDEEDDDDEVVDRSQQASGETGFPDSQELFLTLDLEPVPPEPTQGCLLDPPGGEGTSAACVSMITGSSPSQRLVKLRKKKKCTRDEMFSELMLSSHTDRAQTNAWRQIMSECRKAQNDREEKWRAEERAEAQMWRQRDERRQDSMLRLLQDQTSMLQCMVELQQRQLEHRLPLQPLCNQPPSSPSSIASTPRHPRTRWGGLRPTSHSTTEDCPKKRRLSFNKF from the exons atgcagagctcatcagcacaggtgaccatgatggagtcccagaatcgcaaaagagctccagcatggaccgaacgggaggtacgggatctgatcgctgtttggggagaggaatctgtgctatcagaactccgttccagttttcgaaatgccaaaacctttgtcaaaatctcccagggcatgaaggacagaggccataacagggacccgaagcagtgccgcgtgaaactgaaggagttgaggcaagcctaccagaaaaccagagaggcaaacagccgctctgggtcagagccccaaacatgctgcttctatgatgagctgcatgccattttagggggttcagccaccactaccccagccgtgttgtttgactccttcaatggagatggaggcaatacggaagcaggttttggggacgaagaagatgatgatgatgaggttgtagatcgctcacagcaagcaagcggagaaaccggttttcccgacagccaggaactgtttctcaccctagacctggagccagtaccccccgaacccacccaaggctgcctcctggacccaccaggcggagaagggacctctg ctgcatgtgtttcaatgatcacaggatcttctccttcccagaggctagtgaagcttagaaagaaaaaaaaatgcactcgcgatgaaatgttctccgagctcatgctgtcctcccacactgacagagcacagacgaatgcgtggaggcaaataatgtcagagtgcaggaaagcacaaaatgaccgggaggagaagtggcgggctgaagagagggctgaagctcaaatgtggcggcagcgtgatgagaggaggcaggattcaatgctgaggctgctgcaggaccaaaccagtatgctccagtgtatggttgagctgcagcaaaggcagctggagcacagactgccactgcagcccctctgtaaccaaccgccctcctccccaagttccatagcctccacacccagacacccaagaacgcggtgggggggcctccggccaaccagccactccaccacagaggattgcccaaaaaaaagaaggctgtcattcaataaattttaa
- the EIF1AD gene encoding putative RNA-binding protein EIF1AD isoform X1: MSQATKRKHVVKEVLEEYVVPSPQQQIVRVLGTPGNNLHEVETAEGTRFLVSMPTKFRKNIWIKRGNFLLVDPIEEGEKVKAEINFVLYKDHVQYLKKEGLWPEAFSDTAESQPSSETSREGEQTAARSSGEEDSDDDSDLFVNTNRLHCSCTESEDDSEEEAAVASDRDEEEK; this comes from the exons ATGTCCCAAGCAACCAAACGCAAGCATGTGGTGAAAGAGGTGTTGGAGGAGTACGTGGTGCCGTCTCCTCAACAGCAGATTGTCCGG GTCCTGGGGACCCCAGGAAACAACCTCCATGAGGTGGAAACGGCTGAGGGAACCAGATTCTTAGTGAGCATGCCCACAAAATTCCGCAAGAACATCTGGATCAAACGAG GTAACTTTCTGCTGGTGGACCCCATCGAAGAGGGCGAGAAGGTGAAGGCTGAGATCAACTTTGTGTTGTACAAGGACCATGTGCAGTACCTAAAGAAAGAAGGGCTCTG GCCTGAGGCCTTCTCTGACACTGCAGAAAGTCAGCCCAGCTCTGAGACCAG cagggaaggggagcaAACGGCTGCTCGCTCCTCTGGGGAAGAGGACTCGGACGACGACAGTGACCTGTTTGTGAACACGAACAGACTGCACTGCAGCTGCACAGAGAGCGAGGACGACAGCGAGGAGGAGGCAGCGGTGGCCAGCGACCGGGATGAGGAAGAAAAATAG
- the EIF1AD gene encoding putative RNA-binding protein EIF1AD isoform X2: MSQATKRKHVVKEVLEEYVVPSPQQQIVRVLGTPGNNLHEVETAEGTRFLVSMPTKFRKNIWIKRGNFLLVDPIEEGEKVKAEINFVLYKDHVQYLKKEGLWPEAFSDTAESQPSSETREGEQTAARSSGEEDSDDDSDLFVNTNRLHCSCTESEDDSEEEAAVASDRDEEEK; the protein is encoded by the exons ATGTCCCAAGCAACCAAACGCAAGCATGTGGTGAAAGAGGTGTTGGAGGAGTACGTGGTGCCGTCTCCTCAACAGCAGATTGTCCGG GTCCTGGGGACCCCAGGAAACAACCTCCATGAGGTGGAAACGGCTGAGGGAACCAGATTCTTAGTGAGCATGCCCACAAAATTCCGCAAGAACATCTGGATCAAACGAG GTAACTTTCTGCTGGTGGACCCCATCGAAGAGGGCGAGAAGGTGAAGGCTGAGATCAACTTTGTGTTGTACAAGGACCATGTGCAGTACCTAAAGAAAGAAGGGCTCTG GCCTGAGGCCTTCTCTGACACTGCAGAAAGTCAGCCCAGCTCTGAGACCAG ggaaggggagcaAACGGCTGCTCGCTCCTCTGGGGAAGAGGACTCGGACGACGACAGTGACCTGTTTGTGAACACGAACAGACTGCACTGCAGCTGCACAGAGAGCGAGGACGACAGCGAGGAGGAGGCAGCGGTGGCCAGCGACCGGGATGAGGAAGAAAAATAG